In one Lolium rigidum isolate FL_2022 chromosome 3, APGP_CSIRO_Lrig_0.1, whole genome shotgun sequence genomic region, the following are encoded:
- the LOC124701271 gene encoding homeobox protein BEL1 homolog: MAHDPSLGFADYFSAADAASATLMPAMDHEGPPELYGLQNGMDMLGMHRLHAAAAMPEQQHHGDGAGSTMRFFLEQQQQQQQQQHHHHQTTQAPLSLSLHHHLGGSSQQQQQHEPLAASWMLHQHDQQDVSAHGHGAAWQLRGSRFLLPAQQLLQGFCSLPADITAKRAKPLPQKQEDGTGGEGSSSSTSCFAPSAQIQAMDALELQRLKDKLYIMLEEVDRRYRRYCEQMRGLAGGFEAVAGQRAAAEYTALAARTISRHFRSLRDGIVAQLQVVRKALGEKDVSTPGMTRGDTPRLKVLDQCIRQQKALHQNGGFMESHPWRPQRGLPERAVTILRAWLFEHFLHPYPSDVDKHILARQTGLSRSQVSNWFINARVRLWKPMVEEMYVEEMKEDDGGGGQAGGLNPNPSSGSSHASDGQQQQRVVADETDRVGAGDRKPTRAQLHDVHDPGSLASVVNIAGPGAARMESFGIMDHHLGFDAYDGSQGQGFGGAGGGVSLTLGLQQHDSHDGGGVNIAFGAPSAQHGAGGFLFPGEQMDAVHSAGAHGHHIQFGVGGMDGAGEASHGGQDQHYRGLSAGFHLLRDLAG, encoded by the exons atggCGCACGATCCGAGCCTGGGCTTCGCGGACTACTTCTCGGCGGCTGACGCGGCGTCGGCGACGCTCATGCCGGCGATGGACCACGAGGGACCGCCGGAGCTCTACGGCCTGCAGAACGGGATGGACATGCTCGGCATGCACCGCCTGCACGCCGCCGCTGCGATGCCCGAGCAGCAGCACCACGGGGACGGTGCGGGATCCACCATGCGCTTCTTcctcgagcagcagcagcaacaacaacaacagcaacatcaTCACCACCAGACGACCCAGGCGCCGCTGTCCCTGTCGCTGCACCACCACCTCGGCGGCTCgtcccagcagcagcagcagcacgagccACTCGCGGCGTCATGGATGCTGCATCAGCACGACCAGCAGGACGTGTCGGCGCACGGGCACGGCGCTGCGTGGCAACTGCGCGGCTCTAGGTTCCTCCTACCGGCGCAGCAGCTCCTCCAGGGGTTCTGCAGCCTCCCCGCTGACATCACCGCCAAGCGCGCTAAGCCACTGCCGCAGAAGCAAGAAGATGGCACCGGCGGCGAGGGTTCTTCGTCGTCGACCTCCTGCTTTGCCCCGTCGGCGCAGATCCAGGCCATGGACGCGCTGGAGCTGCAGCGGCTCAAGGACAAGCTCTACATCATGCTCGAAGAG GTCGATAGGAGGTACCGGAGGTACTGCGAGCAGATGAGGGGGCTAGCGGGCGGGTTCGAGGCTGTGGCGGGACAGCGCGCGGCGGCGGAGTACACTGCGCTGGCGGCACGGACGATCTCCCGGCACTTCCGGAGCCTAAGGGACGGGATTGTGGCACAACTTCAGGTGGTGAGGAAGGCACTTGGGGAGAAGGACGTGTCGACACCAGGGATGACACGTGGGGACACGCCGCGACTCAAGGTTTTGGACCAGTGCATCCGACAACAGAAGGCGTTGCACCAAAACGGCGGCTTCATGGAGAGTCACCCGTGGCGGCCACAACGCGGCCTGCCCGAGCGCGCCGTCACCATCCTTCGGGCATGGCTCTTCGAGCACTTCCTTCATCC GTATCCTAGCGACGTGGACAAGCACATCTTGGCTCGCCAGACCGGCCTCTCACGGAGCCAG GTATCCAACTGGTTCATCAACGCGAGGGTGCGGCTGTGGAAGCCCATGGTGGAGGAGATGTACGTGGAGGAGATGAAGGAGGACGATGGAGGCGGCGGGCAGGCGGGCGgactgaaccctaaccctagcagcGGCAGCAGCCACGCCTCCGATggacagcagcagcagcgcgTGGTGGCTGACGAAACCGATCGTGTGGGGGCAGGAGATCGTAAACCGACGCGTGCGCAGCTGCACGACGTCCACGACCCAGGCTCGCTCGCGTCCGTCGTCAACATCGCCGGTCCCGGCGCGGCGCGGATGGAGAGCTTCGGCATCATGGACCATCACCTCGGCTTCGACGCGTACGATGGATCACAGGGGCAGGGCTTCGGCGGCGCTGGTGGAGGCGTGTCGCTGACCTTGGGGCTGCAGCAGCACGACTctcacgacggcggcggcgtgaaCATCGCCTTCGGTGCGCCCTCCGCGCAGCACGGCGCGGGCGGGTTTTTGTTCCCAGGCGAGCAGATGGACGCCGTGCATTCAGCCGGCGCCCACGGCCACCACATCCAGTTCGGGGTGGGCGGCATGGACGGCGCCGGCGAGGCTTCCCACGGTGGGCAGGATCAGCACTACCGGGGGCTAAGCGCCGGGTTTCACCTCCTCCGCGACCTGGCCGGGTGA